In a genomic window of Pseudoliparis swirei isolate HS2019 ecotype Mariana Trench chromosome 20, NWPU_hadal_v1, whole genome shotgun sequence:
- the rilp gene encoding RILP-like protein 1 has translation MEAPESHPEGCFHRTFTALTVDDVYEIAKLIGADVERLIDGCGKESVAGLVPKIVKVLELLENFTLRNRAHELREEELMKTFESLQLRKRKTTTRTGGENDEGDDKHEIQELQQKEQQWRRRCEELEAQVQQLQEEREELTEERSRLKGSHAQEDRAQRQEREVMLKLKQVVDKQRDELRAKAQEITTVSKEAEALQEQLERFMKMNAELRHKQKVIQAQLKSSVERKADMEADLKEKNLEIETLQTQLDDSSGSNNNNGPSSLSHAALESKKKSVDDQKDLDRPCFTKKEVRDIIFERNELKTNLFLVQEELNYYQREILNEERCPGFLLEAVRSAIKKRRKLIKAKMLGFGENDCSNSDEEEEGRSSTEVDGSEADRPAESRIRNLFGFLTRSGSGQSHAHTSSSASNWEIIGDSEAANETGRGPPPP, from the exons ATGGAGGCACCCGAATCCCACCCGGAGGGTTGTTTCCACCGGACCTTCACGGCGCTGACCGTGGACGACGTGTACGAGATCGCCAAGCTTATCGGCGCCGACGTGGAGCGACTGATCGACGGCTGCGGGAAAGAGAGCGTCGCGGGTCTGGTGCCGAAAATAGTCAAAGTGCTCGAGCTGCTGGAGAACTTCACGTTGAGGAACCGCGCGCACGAACTGCGGGAGGAAGAGCTGATGAAGACGTTCGAGTCGCtgcagctgaggaagaggaagacgacgACACGCACGGGGGGAGAAAACGACGAGGGCGACGACAAACATGAGATACAG GAGCTGCAGCAGAAGGAGCAGCAGTGGCGACGGAGGTGCGAGGAGCTGGAGGCCCAGGTGCAGCAGCtccaggaggaaagagaggagctgACTGAAGAGAGGAGCCGACTGAAGGGCAGCCATGCACAGGAAG accGTGCACAGCGGCAGGAGCGAGAGGTGATGCTGAAGCTGAAGCAGGTGGTGGACAAGCAGAGGGACGAGCTGAGGGCCAAAGCCCAGGAGATAACCACCGTTTCCAAAGAGGCGGAGGCG ctccaGGAGCAGTTGGAGCGCTTCATGAAGATGAACGCGGAGCTGCGACACAAGCAGAAAGTGATTCAGGCCCAACTGAAGAGCAGCGTGGAGAGGAAGGCGGACATGGAGGCCGACCTGAAGGAGAAGAACCTGGAGATAGAAACCCTCCAAACGCAGCTGGACGACAGCAgcggcagcaacaacaacaacggcccT TCCAGTTTGAGTCACGCGGCTCTCGAGTCCAAGAAAAAGTCGGTGGACGACCAGAAGGATCTCGACCGCCCGTGCTTCACCAAGAAGGAGGTGCGCGACATCATCTTCGAGAGGAACGAGCTCAAAACCAACCTGTTCCTGGTGCAGGAGGAGCTCAACTActatcagag GGAGATCCTGAATGAAGAGAGGTGTCCAGGCTTCCTGCTGGAAGCCGTCCGCTCGGCCattaaaaagaggagaaagcTCATCAAGGCCAAGATGCTCGGCTTTGGGGAAAACGACTGCAGCAACAG tgatgaggaggaggaggggaggagttcGACGGAGGTCGACGGCTCTGAGGCCGACAGACCCGCCGAGTCACGCATCAGAAACCT CTTCGGCTTCCTGACGCGGTCGGGCAGCGGCCAGAGCCACGCCCACACGagcagctccgcctccaactGGGAGATCATAGGAGACTCGGAGGCCGCCAATGAGACGGGGCGGGGACCGCCCCCCCCTTGA
- the scarf1 gene encoding scavenger receptor class F member 1: protein MKFLLAALGALLCCSLSSQTLDPTGRNVCHDVRLPSTSACCAGWRRDGDECSVPVCEGEQACLKEEVCVYPAVCRCPPGYYGAHCKTRCPPEFWAPDCRRVCPCHPHGQCHPVTGECTCNPNRWGALCQHACKCARHGRCHPVHGNCSCDEGWWTPTCSKPCQCVAGGSAGPGCDQLTGRCQCRRGHWGLKCPAACNCYLSPCNQRTGVCDCESIWWGPSCDRRCNCDLQHSSCDAAGGRCLCHPGHQGAFCNQPCEAGKYGSGCQMSCGFCKDGRLCSDTDGACDACESGWNGTRCDRPCPSGSHGDGCREACPRCRDNEPCDPKTGRCWRCDPGWTGHRCEVTCSNRTFGDACGSMCGPCFHGDCHHVTGRCVCEPGFQGESCNSSCSALQFGLNCSSACDCSEGHSCNPVTGVCPHSGRAAVLAGVLVPLLLLLLAVLCCCLCCGGGPVDGKDRATAADVGRAARMKYHVYGVLANIGAAIPCISDWSSGLPRVTVSHHDPELTFNHSFIEPPSCGWVTEGSSFDSDEEEEEEALYSIPPREGIAAVAGGEFHEMSSKCNMFLDPCGFSSEDIASPFSIPRTSSIAKSNRPAVSFAEGTRFSPKERRGSAQDPKSPWGVSVLSALQGQESAAGEEDGGESEEGDDGVGAQAAANRDGGCEPGDQEVDGTPSGVAPLVPGASGRRRAASNAHKGGQPPPADAQAGVLNKLTTVYVTVGEAGKPASKAETSSEGPVQAMLRRIGSLQRQREQETGKAKPKGAEGIAKPPRRKLGDRASVWEEGGPPGGEVGICKPIRRKHDADAAAKRPPSLVLLSVPEAGSDLRSESGGPGTGKTEGTYLTVGPAVSLTEVVGVDDEPCYENVIFTHS from the exons ATGAAGTTTCTCCTCGCGGCGCTCGGTGCTCTGCTCTGCTGCTCGCTGTCCTCCCAAACACTGGATCCCACGGGGAGGAACGTCTGCCACGACGTCAG GCTCCCCTCCACCTCGGCGTGCTGCGCCGGGTGGCGTCGAGACGGAGACGAGTGCTCCGTCC ccgtgtgtgagggagagcagGCCTGCCtgaaggaggaggtgtgtgtgtacccagcaGTGTGTCGCTGCCCTCCTGGTTACTACGGCGCTCACTGTAAAACAC GCTGCCCCCCTGAGTTCTGGGCCCCAGACTGCCGCCGGGTGTGTCCGTGCCACCCCCACGGCCAGTGTCACCCCGTCACCGGCGAGTGCACCTGCAACCCCAACCGCTGGGGCGCGCTCTGCCAGCACGCCTGCAAGTGCGCCCGGCACGGCCGCTGCCACCCGGTCCACGGCAACTGCAGCTGCGACGAGGGCTGGTGGACGCCCACCTGCTCCAAGCCGTGCCAGTGCGTCGCCGGCGGCTCGGCGGGGCCCGGCTGCGACCAGCTGACGGGCCGCTGTCAGTGCCGGCGGGGCCACTGGGGGCTCAAGTGTCCCGCCGCGTGCAACTGCTACCTGTCGCCGTGCAACCAGCGCACCGGTGTGTGCGACTGCGAGTCCATCTGGTGGGGGCCGAGCTGCGACCGGCGGTGCAACTGCGACCTGCAGCACAGCAGCTGCGACGCGGCCGGCGGCCGCTGCCTGTGCCACCCGGGCCACCAGGGCGCCTTCTGCAACCAGCCCTGCGAGGCCGGGAAGTACGGCAGCGGCTGTCAAATGAG ctgtggTTTCTGTAAAGACGGCCGGCTCTGCTCCGACACCGACGGCGCCTGCGACGCCTGCGAGTCCGGCTGGAACGGCACGCGGTGCGACCGGCCGTGTCCGTCCGGTTCCCACGGAGACGGCTGCCGGGAGGCGTGTCCTCGCTGCAGGGACAACGAGCCGTGTGACCCCAAAACCGGGAGATGCTGGAGGTGTGACCCCGGATGGACCGGACACAG GTGTGAGGTCACCTGCTCCAACAGGACGTTCGGAGATGCCTGCGGCTCCATGTGCGGCCCTTGTTTCCATGGCGACTGCCATCACGTGACAGGAAGATGCGTCTGTGAGCCGGGCTTTcagggagagag TTGCAACAGCAGCTGCTCCGCCTTGCAGTTCGGCCTCAACTGTTCCTCAGCCTGCGACTGCAGTGAAGGGCACAGCTGCAACCCGGTGACCGGCGTCTGCCCCCACA GTGGCAGAGCTGCTGTCCTCGCAGGTGTGCTGgtccctctgctgctgctgctgctggctgtgctctgctgctgcttgtgTTGTGGAGGAGGTCCCGTGGACGGCAAAGACAG GGCGACCGCGGCCGACGTAGGCCGGGCGGCTCGGATGAAATATCACGTCTACGGCGTCCTGGCTAACATCGGCGCCGCCATCCCCTGTATCTCTGATTGGTCCTCCGGCCTCCCTCGTGTCACTG tgtctcaCCATGACCCGGAGCTGACGTTCAACCACAGCTTCATCGAGCCTCCTTCCTGTGGCTGGGTGACCGAGGGCTCGTCCTTCGacagcgacgaggaggaggaggaagaggcgctCTACAGCATCCCTCCGAGAGAAG GCATCGCGGCGGTGGCGGGCGGCGAGTTCCACGAGATGAGCTCCAAGTGCAACATGTTCTTGGACCCGTGCGGCTTCAGCAGCGAGGACATCGCCTCGCCCTTCAGCATCCCGCGCACCTCCAGCATCGCCAAGTCCAATCGGCCGGCCGTCTCCTTCGCCGAGGGCACCCGCTTCAGCCCCAAAGAGAGGCGCGGCTCGGCCCAGGACCCCAAGTCCCCGTGGGGGGTCTCGGTGCTGTCCGCCCTGCAAGGTCAGGAGAGTGCGGCcggggaggaggacggaggggagAGCGAGGAGGGGGACGATGGCGTCGGCGCGCAGGCGGCGGCCAATCGGGACGGAGGCTGTGAGCCGGGCGACCAGGAAGTAGACGGGACCCCTTCCGGGGTCGCCCCGCTCGTCCCCGGGGCGTCGGGGCGACGGCGAGCGGCGTCCAACGCTCATAAAGGTGGCCAGCCGCCGCCGGCCGACGCCCAGGCGGGGGTCTTAAATAAGCTCACCACGGTGTACGTGACGGTGGGCGAGGCGGGTAAACCCGCCTCGAAGGCGGAGACGAGCTCCGAGGGGCCGGTTCAAGCCATGCTGCGGCGAATCGGAAGCCTCCAGAGACAAAGGGAGCAGGAGACGGGCAAGGCCAAGCCCAAAGGAGCCGAAGGGATCGCCAAGCCGCCGCGGAGGAAGCTCGGGGATCGGGCGAGCgtgtgggaggagggaggcccGCCCGGAGGGGAGGTGGGCATATGTAAGCCAATCAGGAGGAAGCACGACGCGGACGCCGCCGCGAAGAGGCCTCCGTCGTTGGTTTTGTTGAGCGTGCCGGAGGCGGGGTCAGATCTGAGGAGCGAGAGCGGTGGACCCGGGACGGGCAAAACCGAGGGCACCTACCTGACCGTGGGACCCGCTGTGAGTCTCACCgaggtggtcggtgtggatgaTGAACCCTGCtatgaaaatgtcatatttacaCACTCGTAA
- the vtna gene encoding vitronectin a, which produces MRAAPLLLALLATTFAADESCVGRCETGFSSLKKCQCDSMCKYYRSCCFDFEVTCGVTTRGDTFAEDDDGDEGGEVFEGTAPPPRPTPQPVPDFGPRRPEPAPEMTEPPRRIETIWNTPVTQKTPVAQTAAPPAETIPIPTRDAAAETTAVPMTTAAAVTTGGPKDPDADACSGRPFHSFMQQKNGSIFAFRGDYFFQLGQKSVVPGYPKLIKDVWGIDGPIDAAFTRVNCQGKTYIFKGDKYWRFENGVLDEDYPRDISVGFDKIPDHVDAAFALPAPGHDGREKVYFFKGGQYHTYEFLHQPSHAECVGMSESSPSALFRRYTELYYNNYERGVLELFSGSPQHHDKHRFIDRDWTGLRAPVDAAMAGRMYVPPARPARRHDDTGPDQQGGQQRGQQWNQQWNQQWNHQGNPQYQQYGQQWDQQWARRRQRRSPAGWGAAAERGTNVGQEYAERGMEMGLRLAERRMEMGLRLAERRMEMQERLGRDWERRWNQDWDQHRRQDGHRQNHGGHYDSRGDRGSVQGVLPIQSIYFFKGATYYRVDLKTKKVDLATPPYPRSIAKYWFGCSDATGAEK; this is translated from the exons ATGAGGGCCGCACCGCTGCTGCTGGCTCTGCTGGCGACGACCTTTGCTGCAGACG agtCCTGTGTGGGCCGCTGTGAGACCGGCTTCAGCTCCCTGAAGAAGTGCCAGTGTGACTCCATGTGCAAATATTACCGGAGCTGCTGCTTTGACTTTGAGGTCACCTGCGGCGTGACGA CTCGCGGGGACACGTTTGCCGAGGACGACGACGGCGACGAAGGCGGCGAGGTGTTCGAAGGTACCGCTCCGCCGCCTCGGCCCACGCCGCAGCCCGTCCCAGACTTTGGGCCTCGCCGTCCAGAACCAGCGCCAGAGATGACCGAGCCCCCCCGACGGATAGAAACCATATGGAACACCCCCGTGACGCAGAAGACCCCCGTCGCCCAGACGGCGGCCCCACCTGCAGAGACGATTCCCATCCCAACAAGGGACGCTGCAGCTGAGACCACCGCGGTTCCCATGACGACAGCTGCCGCCGTCACCACCGGAGGCCCGAAGGACCCGGACGCCGATGCCTGCAGCGGGAGGCCTTTTCACTCCTTCATGCAACAGAAGAATGGCTCCATTTTTGCTTTCAGGG gGGACTACTTTTTTCAACTGGGCCAGAAGTCAGTGGTTCCGGGTTATCCAAAGCTCATAAAGGACGTGTGGGGCATCGACGGGCCGATCGACGCCGCCTTCACCCGCGTCAACTGTCAGGGGAAGACCTACATCTTCAAG GGAGACAAGTACTGGAGGTTTGAGAACGGCGTTCTGGATGAAGACTATCCTCGAGACATCAGCGTGGGCTTCGACAAAATTCCCGATCACGTGGACGCGGCGTTCGCTCTTCCGGCTCCCGGGCACGACGGAAGAGAGAAGGTCTACTTCTTCAAAG GCGGTCAGTATCACACGTACGAGTTCTTGCATCAGCCGTCTCACGCGGAGTGCGTCGGCATGTCGGAGAGTTCTCCGTCCGCGCTGTTCCGGCGCTACACCGAGCTCTACTACAACAACTACGAGCGCGGCGTCCTGGAGCTGTTCTCtggct CGCCTCAGCATCACGACAAACACCGCTTCATCGACCGGGACTGGACGGGCCTGAGGGCTCCGGTGGACGCCGCCATGGCCGGCAGGATGTACGTGCCTCCGGCGAGGCCCGCCAGACGCCACGACGATACCGGGCCCGACCAGCAGGGGGGGCAACAGCGAGGCCAGCAGTGGAACCAGCAGTGGAACCAGCAGTGGAACCATCAGGGGAACCCCCAGTACCAGCAGTACGGACAGCAGTGGGACCAGCAGTGGGCTCGGAGGAGGCAACGCCGCTCGCCCGCCGGCTGGGGGGCCGCGGCTGAGCGGGGGACGAACGTGGGGCAGGAATATgcggagagggggatggagatgGGTCTGAGGTTggcggagaggaggatggagatggGTCTGAGGTTGGccgagaggaggatggagatgcAAGAGAGGCTCGGGCGGGACTGGGAACGACGGTGGAATCAAGACTGGGACCAGCACAGACGTCAAGATGGCCACCGTCAGAACCACGGGGGCCACTACGACTCCAGAGGCGACCGGGGGTCCGTCCAGGGGGTTCTGCCCATCCAGAGCATCTATTTCTTCAAAGGAG CGACGTACTACCGAGTCGACCTCAAGACCAAGAAGGTGGACCTCGCCACGCCTCCGTATCCCAGGTCCATCGCCAAGTACTGGTTCGGATGTTCAGACGCCACCGGGGCAGAAAAGTAG
- the sarm1 gene encoding NAD(+) hydrolase SARM1, which produces MLLSLTLFLWRLYRRCSIMFSSERLTVPEYVSRLQRGRSGPPSSGSGSEPKAVSPGIGADVQAVLATSIPALRAAIRRLRTAHETSDTDETRGAIAELYQLVEEAWALPAAGRQVAEEICNRIRLDGGLELLLRLQQTPAVEITYESAKLLEQILITENRDYIARMGLGVILNLSRHQDDAQLARSVSGILEHMFKHSEETSVHLISNGALDALLFWCRGTDPTVLRHCAVALANCAMYGGHRCQRLMIEKQAAEWLFPLAFSKEDELIRFHACLAVTVLAANREIEKEVVRSGTLELVEPFIASLDPDDFARSFLDRADCMQGRTAADLQHLLPLLDGTRVEGKCIAAFYLCVETSIKSRQRNTKIFQEIGAVQSLKRIVMYCSNGTACGLAKRALSMMKEEVPKRILSCVPNWKACEVQTWLQQVGFSAYCDRFQDLQVDGDLLLNITEQELSADLGMTASLTRKRFLRDLRVLKTYANYSTCDPNNMADWLAAVDPRFRQYTYGLVQSGVDRRAVQSLTDLQLQRDCHVDNGVHRARILSANRGPSEPSHTDAQSAGPDVFISYRRTTGSQLASLLKVHLQVRGYSVFIDVEKLESGKFEDKLIQSVQRARNFILVLSASALDKCMGDTAMKDWVHKEIVTALAGKKNIVPVTDQFLWPEPTSLPEDMRAILNFNGIKWSHEYQEATIEKILRFLKGNQDQTDGVDASKSAEKNK; this is translated from the exons ATGCTTTTGTCTCTCACGCTCTTCCTGTGGAGGCTCTACCGACGTTGCTCCATCATGTTCAGCTCCGAGAGGCTCACGGTGCCGGAGTACGTCAGCCGgctgcagagagggaggagcggcCCCCCGAGCTCCGGGTCGGGCTCCGAGCCCAAAGCGGTGTCTCCGGGCATCGGCGCCGACGTGCAGGCGGTGCTGGCCACCTCCATCCCGGCCCTGCGCGCCGCCATCCGGAGGCTGAGGACGGCGCACGAGACGTCGGATACCGATGAGACCCGCGGGGCCATCGCGGAGCTGTaccagctggtggaggaggcctGGGCGCTGCCCGCCGCCGGCCGTCAGGTGGCGGAGGAGATCTGCAACCGGATCCGGCTCGACGGAggcctggagctgctgctgcgccTCCAGCAGACACCCGCCGTGGAGATCACCTACGAGTCCGCCAAGCTGCTGGAGCAGATCCTGATCACAGAGAACAG AGACTACATCGCGCGCATGGGCCTGGGGGTCATCCTGAACCTGAGCCGCCACCAGGACGACGCCCAGCTGGCCCGCAGCGTGTCGGGCATCCTGGAGCACATGTTCAAACACAGCGAGGAGACGTCGGTGCACCTCATCTCCAACGGCGCCCTGGACGCGCTGCTCTTCTGGTGCCGGGGCACCGACCCCACCGTGCTGCGCCACTGCGCCGTGGCCCTGGCCAACTGCGCCATGTACGGGGGCCACCGGTGCCAGCGGCTGATGATCGAGAAGCAGGCGGCCGAGTGGCTCTTCCCGCTGGCCTTCTCCAAGGAGGACGAGCTCATCCGCTTCCACGCGTGTCTGGCCGTCACCGTGTTGGCCGCCAACCGAGAGATCGAGAAGGAGGTGGTGAGGTCGGGCACGTTGGAGCTGGTGGAGCCGTTCATCGCCTCGTTGGACCCGGATGACTTTGCGAGGAGTTTCCTGGACCGGGCGGACTGCATGCAGGGGCGCACGGCGGCCGACCTGCAGCACCTCCTGCCGCTGCTGGACGGCACCAGGGTGGAGGGGAAGTGCATCGCGGCCTTTTACCTGTGCGTCGAGACCAGCATCAAGTCTCGCCAGCGCAACActaag ATATTCCAAGAGATCGGAGCGGTGCAGAGCCTCAAGAGAATCGTCATGTACTGCAGCAACGGCACGGCGTGCGGCCTCGCCAAGCGGGCGCTCAGCatgatgaaggaggaggtgcCCAAACGCATCCTGTCCTGTGTGCCCAACTGGAAGGCCTGTGAAGTGCAGACCTGGCTGCAGCAGGTGGGCTTCAGTGCCTACTGCGACCGTTTCCAG GACCTCCAGGTGGATGGAGACCTCCTGCTGAACATCACCGAGCAGGAGCTGAGCGCTGACCTCGGCATGACCGCCAGCCTCACTCGCAAGAG GTTTCTGAGAGACCTGCGCGTGTTGAAGACGTACGCCAACTACTCCACGTGTGACCCCAACAACATGGCCGACTGGTTGGCGGCGGTGGACCCTCGCTTCCGCCAGTACACGTACGGCCTGGTGCAGTCGGGCGTGGACCGCCGCGCCGTCCAGAGCCTGACGGACCTGCAGCTGCAGCGCGACTGCCACGTCGACAACGGAGTCCACAGGGCCCGGATCCTCTCCGCCAACCGCGGGCCGTCGGAGCCGAGCCACACGGACGCCCAGTCGGCCGGGCCCGACGTGTTCATCAGCTACCGGAGGACCACCGGCTCGCAGCTGGCCAG TCTTCTGAAGGTGCACCTGCAGGTACGAGGCTACAGCGTCTTCATCGACGTGGAGAAGCTGGAGTCGGGTAAATTCGAGGACAAGCTGATCCAGAGCGTCCAGCGGGCGCGGAACTTCATCCTGGTTCTGTCGGCCAGCGCGCTGGACAAGTGCATGGGCGACACGGCCATGAAGGACTGGGTCCACAAG GAGATAGTCACGGCCCTGGCCGGGAAGAAGAACATCGTCCCCGTGACGGACCAGTTCCTGTGGCCCGAGCCCACGTCTCTGCCCGAGGACATGAGGGCCATCCTGAACTTCAACGGTATCAA ATGGTCCCACGAATACCAGGAGGCCACGATCGAGAAGATCCTCCGCTTCCTGAAGGGGAACCAAGACCAAACCGACGGCGTGGACGCCTCCAAGAgtgcagaaaaaaataaataa